A genome region from Natronobeatus ordinarius includes the following:
- a CDS encoding bacterio-opsin activator domain-containing protein has product MSGEELVVVGDVSVLVVGDSDRTEAARTALEAAVPGPTVLTARTLADALERLDERDVHCVVCDLESESSPLEPIHSQVADVPIVAITEESAAEAALEAGAADVLSPAAPPAVAASRVKNVVERHRRPSRSAAERYRRVLEAADAPIVVLSDDGEVQYASPALETETGVTPAELERRPLSRYVHPDDREEAGELLSEVVAGSLGTTGRGRYRFRHADGTWTVHEVTVTNRLEDPAIAGIVVTVSPARAAASAADPVSRAADRLEGAFLSLGRQWEIVHANEAASRLLIGDDSTDARPDALTGTVIWDRLPESVRGTFYERLNEARASESLVTFDVEYPPIESWLAVEAHPSESGLTMYAREATVADGVEDRRERLSLFESVIDALEDGVLVLEGTTVELANAAAFDLLGADVIVGRDLTALVDAPLAESIRERADSPVVRRAEPIRATLHPDEPSDREPTPVAVSVVPLLGDDRVVCVVRDETDRRDLWDALTSVRETGSALLEAGTNLEVTQTTVDAAVDGLGTDFVGCYLRDDAVLEPAAYATADDASLPPLPTFGIDETALGDAVDAAGASVRDGTDLERVLSAIGVRADRVLIAPLDGRGVVFATVTDPERLDERAVAFLESLAAMAAVALGRVEGEAAVRERERDLERQLGRFDRLAELGDRKRAIGRRLVRADDRETVEASVCEELASIDWLSLVWIGEVDVIEDTITPRAVAGDETYLESVTVDVDPDAREPAGRTAATREPAVVENVVHEERDGTWRQEALERGIGSILSVPLSYDEYVYGALTVYADRPAAFDEVTQAVLVDLGETIAYVINAIETRRALLVDGVTELELLTTAPDDPLATLARRAACTLVIGTVVPRSAEQSTIFVTVPDASTAVVSDVAADLEAIDSVQPVSADDEESPLELTVVGSTIASTLVDHGGVLRSVAAAGDRVTLIVEVPQGSDVRSFVRRLGERYPRTELVARRERERPVRTRQGFRTELREELTDRQRRALEAAYYGGFFEWPRERTGEEVARSLGVSQPTFNRHYRAAERKLFTLLFDERPVDDDSST; this is encoded by the coding sequence GTGAGCGGCGAGGAGCTCGTCGTGGTCGGCGACGTCAGTGTACTCGTGGTCGGCGACTCCGACCGAACCGAGGCCGCACGAACGGCACTCGAGGCGGCGGTCCCGGGTCCAACGGTGCTCACGGCGCGGACGCTCGCGGACGCACTCGAGCGCCTCGACGAGCGCGACGTCCACTGCGTCGTCTGCGACCTCGAGTCGGAGTCGTCGCCGCTCGAGCCGATTCACTCGCAGGTGGCCGACGTGCCGATCGTCGCGATCACCGAGGAGTCGGCGGCGGAGGCCGCACTCGAGGCGGGCGCGGCCGATGTCCTTTCGCCAGCCGCGCCACCGGCGGTCGCCGCCTCGCGGGTGAAAAACGTCGTCGAACGACACCGCCGACCCTCGCGTTCGGCTGCCGAGCGATACCGACGCGTTCTCGAAGCCGCTGACGCGCCGATCGTGGTTCTCTCCGACGATGGCGAAGTCCAGTACGCCAGCCCGGCGCTCGAGACCGAGACGGGGGTGACGCCGGCCGAACTCGAGCGACGACCGCTCTCACGATACGTCCACCCCGACGACCGCGAGGAGGCAGGCGAGCTGTTGTCCGAGGTGGTCGCGGGCTCGCTCGGGACGACCGGGCGGGGTCGGTATCGGTTTCGTCACGCCGACGGCACCTGGACCGTCCACGAGGTGACGGTCACGAACCGCCTCGAGGACCCAGCCATCGCGGGCATCGTCGTCACTGTCTCACCGGCCCGGGCCGCGGCGTCTGCAGCCGATCCGGTATCCCGAGCCGCCGACCGACTCGAGGGGGCGTTCCTCTCGCTGGGCCGGCAGTGGGAGATCGTCCACGCGAACGAGGCAGCCAGCCGGCTGTTGATAGGCGACGATTCCACGGACGCTCGGCCGGACGCGCTCACGGGGACCGTGATCTGGGACCGCCTGCCGGAGTCGGTTCGAGGAACGTTCTACGAGCGACTCAACGAGGCACGGGCGAGCGAGTCGCTCGTCACGTTCGACGTCGAGTATCCGCCGATCGAGTCCTGGCTCGCCGTCGAGGCCCACCCATCCGAGTCGGGACTCACGATGTACGCTCGCGAGGCGACAGTCGCTGACGGTGTCGAAGACCGTCGCGAACGGCTCTCCCTGTTCGAGTCCGTCATCGACGCACTCGAGGACGGCGTCCTCGTCCTCGAGGGAACGACGGTCGAACTGGCGAACGCGGCCGCCTTCGACCTCCTCGGTGCCGACGTGATCGTCGGTCGCGACCTCACGGCGCTCGTCGACGCTCCCCTCGCCGAATCGATCCGCGAGCGCGCCGACTCGCCCGTGGTCCGGCGGGCCGAGCCGATCAGGGCGACGCTCCATCCAGACGAGCCGAGCGACCGGGAGCCGACGCCGGTCGCCGTCTCCGTCGTTCCCCTCCTGGGCGACGATCGCGTCGTCTGCGTCGTCCGCGACGAGACCGACCGACGCGACCTGTGGGATGCGCTGACGAGCGTCCGGGAGACCGGCTCGGCGCTGCTCGAGGCGGGAACGAACCTGGAGGTGACACAGACGACCGTCGACGCCGCCGTCGACGGGCTCGGGACCGACTTCGTCGGGTGTTACCTCCGCGACGACGCGGTCCTCGAGCCGGCTGCCTACGCGACGGCGGACGACGCGTCGCTCCCACCGTTGCCGACGTTCGGGATCGACGAGACGGCCCTCGGCGACGCGGTCGACGCCGCTGGTGCGTCGGTTCGCGACGGAACCGATCTCGAGCGAGTGCTCTCGGCCATCGGCGTTCGCGCCGATCGCGTGCTGATCGCGCCGCTCGACGGACGCGGCGTCGTCTTCGCGACCGTGACCGACCCGGAGCGACTCGACGAGCGGGCGGTGGCGTTCCTCGAGTCGCTGGCGGCGATGGCCGCAGTCGCCCTCGGCCGGGTCGAGGGCGAAGCAGCGGTCCGCGAGCGCGAGCGTGACCTCGAGCGTCAGCTGGGGCGTTTCGATCGACTCGCCGAACTCGGCGACCGAAAACGAGCGATCGGCCGACGGCTCGTCAGGGCGGACGACCGCGAGACGGTCGAAGCGAGCGTCTGTGAGGAACTCGCGTCGATCGACTGGCTCTCTCTCGTCTGGATCGGCGAGGTCGACGTGATCGAAGACACCATCACGCCGCGTGCGGTGGCCGGCGACGAGACCTACCTCGAGTCAGTGACCGTCGACGTCGATCCGGACGCGAGAGAGCCAGCGGGCCGAACGGCGGCTACCCGCGAGCCAGCGGTGGTCGAGAACGTCGTCCACGAGGAGCGCGACGGAACGTGGCGTCAGGAGGCGCTCGAGCGAGGAATCGGGTCGATCCTGAGCGTGCCGCTGTCGTACGACGAGTACGTTTACGGCGCACTGACCGTCTACGCCGATCGACCGGCGGCGTTCGACGAAGTCACGCAGGCCGTTCTCGTCGACCTCGGCGAAACGATCGCGTACGTGATCAACGCTATCGAGACGAGACGGGCGCTGCTCGTCGACGGCGTCACCGAACTGGAGTTGCTCACGACGGCGCCTGACGATCCGCTCGCAACGCTCGCCCGTCGCGCAGCGTGCACGCTCGTAATCGGGACCGTCGTGCCCCGGTCGGCCGAGCAGTCGACGATCTTCGTGACCGTCCCGGACGCGTCGACGGCCGTCGTCAGCGACGTCGCCGCGGACCTCGAGGCGATCGATTCGGTGCAGCCCGTCTCGGCGGACGACGAGGAGTCGCCACTCGAGCTCACCGTCGTCGGGTCGACGATCGCGTCGACACTGGTCGATCACGGTGGGGTGCTCCGGTCGGTGGCGGCGGCCGGCGACCGGGTGACGCTCATCGTGGAGGTACCACAGGGCTCGGACGTTCGCTCGTTCGTTCGACGCCTCGGCGAGCGATATCCGCGGACCGAACTCGTCGCCCGGCGCGAACGGGAGCGACCCGTCCGAACTCGGCAGGGGTTTCGCACCGAACTTCGCGAGGAACTCACCGACAGACAGCGTCGAGCGCTCGAGGCTGCCTACTACGGTGGCTTCTTCGAGTGGCCTCGAGAGCGCACCGGCGAGGAGGTCGCGCGGTCGCTCGGCGTCTCACAGCCGACGTTCAACCGCCACTACCGGGCGGCCGAGCGGAAACTGTTCACGCTGCTGTTCGACGAACGACCGGTCGACGACGACTCGTCGACGTGA